One genomic segment of Luteolibacter sp. Y139 includes these proteins:
- a CDS encoding LamG-like jellyroll fold domain-containing protein, which yields MDPDLLDAVAAWQGGELPPGRADALLARLEQDAEFRAAFTGEIWMLSLARVAQAPEPRWLELCERLGIVHEPAGSQQALESRVMTAVSKQPFRLVQSWWRLAAVGAASVAVMLCILLLWRKPADSPLEPPPLAQLLLADSPQWANARPPQPGDLLRQGRLQLQSGRVTLLFNKGVLLTIEGPADLELAAFNRVIFHRGKIRTNVPMGAEGFCVETPRGTATDLGTEMGVTVADDGATQVGVFKGSVLAALKQPEQDGVRTQVLKPSEAVRMLPSTGEFEPSGMNDFPAAPEIPLPPLPLSDDYAGAILAAKPKHYWRLDRSDADGLIPNEIAGGMALQSVGAVKLLPDERGHVSARLGHEEGPAGLVAEQPWTMIRAGSAVEMWFATTDCGHATLASFAPDAGSSRQFSLLEFATQYPDFVVPAGRQEAGTSSSPAGSLAPGRMRYLMRATAMSTEGVNLISQPGTLPFVWHHVVAQRQEREMSIHVDGVRLASGVCDEVAPQTPVALLFGYSVGYTTTEADSKPWRQLHGRLAEIAIYDRVLTPEEIRQHAALGGKQR from the coding sequence ATGGATCCTGACCTGCTCGATGCCGTGGCCGCGTGGCAAGGCGGTGAATTGCCGCCAGGAAGGGCCGACGCCTTGCTCGCGCGGCTGGAACAAGACGCGGAGTTCCGAGCCGCCTTCACCGGGGAAATCTGGATGCTGTCCCTCGCGCGCGTCGCCCAGGCCCCCGAGCCCCGCTGGCTGGAGCTATGCGAAAGGTTGGGCATCGTCCACGAGCCGGCAGGTTCGCAGCAGGCGCTGGAAAGCCGCGTGATGACCGCCGTCAGCAAGCAACCCTTCCGTCTCGTCCAGAGCTGGTGGCGCTTGGCCGCCGTCGGCGCAGCCTCGGTCGCGGTGATGCTCTGCATCCTCCTCCTCTGGCGAAAACCAGCGGACTCGCCTCTTGAGCCGCCACCACTTGCCCAACTGCTCCTGGCGGATTCCCCTCAATGGGCCAATGCACGCCCTCCCCAACCGGGAGACCTGCTCAGGCAAGGACGGCTGCAGTTGCAATCCGGCCGGGTCACGCTGCTCTTCAACAAGGGCGTGCTGCTCACGATAGAAGGCCCTGCGGATCTCGAGTTGGCCGCCTTCAACCGCGTGATCTTTCACCGCGGCAAGATCCGCACGAATGTGCCGATGGGAGCGGAGGGATTCTGCGTCGAAACCCCGCGCGGCACCGCGACCGACCTGGGAACAGAGATGGGCGTGACCGTGGCCGATGACGGCGCCACGCAAGTCGGCGTCTTCAAAGGCTCGGTGCTCGCCGCTCTAAAGCAACCGGAACAGGACGGCGTGCGCACCCAGGTTCTAAAGCCAAGCGAAGCCGTCCGCATGCTTCCCAGCACCGGAGAGTTCGAACCCTCCGGCATGAATGATTTCCCCGCCGCCCCGGAAATCCCGCTGCCGCCACTTCCTCTTAGTGATGACTATGCTGGCGCCATCCTCGCCGCGAAGCCGAAGCACTACTGGCGACTCGATCGCAGCGACGCCGACGGGCTTATCCCGAATGAAATCGCCGGCGGCATGGCGCTGCAATCGGTGGGAGCCGTCAAACTGCTGCCGGATGAACGAGGCCATGTCAGCGCAAGACTCGGCCACGAGGAAGGTCCCGCCGGCCTTGTCGCAGAGCAGCCGTGGACCATGATACGGGCCGGTTCGGCAGTGGAAATGTGGTTCGCCACCACCGACTGCGGGCACGCCACTTTGGCATCGTTCGCTCCAGATGCCGGAAGCTCGCGGCAATTCAGCCTGCTGGAGTTTGCCACGCAGTATCCGGACTTCGTCGTCCCTGCCGGCCGCCAGGAAGCAGGCACCTCATCTTCTCCAGCCGGCTCGCTGGCCCCGGGCCGCATGCGTTATCTGATGCGTGCGACGGCCATGAGCACCGAGGGCGTGAATCTGATTTCACAACCTGGCACCCTCCCCTTCGTCTGGCACCATGTCGTCGCCCAACGGCAGGAACGCGAGATGTCCATCCATGTCGACGGAGTCCGCCTCGCCTCCGGGGTCTGCGATGAGGTGGCTCCGCAAACTCCTGTTGCCCTGCTCTTCGGCTACTCCGTCGGCTACACCACCACCGAAGCCGACTCAAAGCCATGGCGCCAGCTTCACGGCCGCCTCGCGGAGATCGCAATCTACGATCGTGTACTAACCCCGGAAGAAATCCGCCAGCACGCCGCGCTCGGAGGAAAGCAACGTTGA
- a CDS encoding sigma-70 family RNA polymerase sigma factor — translation MAEAFDLEKHLDDILGGQTDAFLGIVREYGPSLRTFLGTQLFHLNDLDDLAQEVFIVAYERLPTFVRSENFGAWLRGIARNKLRHHYERTSRRTGALELFQREAVNLLEADLDTAASRTKEVHLEALLGCIGKLPDRMRRVIRGWLDQEKALALAREMALSVPNIYQIQHRASALLRDCVERNLSHGS, via the coding sequence ATGGCCGAAGCCTTTGATCTCGAAAAACACCTCGATGACATCCTCGGCGGACAGACCGATGCCTTCCTCGGCATTGTCCGCGAGTATGGTCCATCGTTGCGCACGTTTCTCGGCACGCAGCTCTTCCATCTGAATGATCTCGATGATCTCGCTCAGGAGGTATTCATCGTCGCCTACGAACGGCTTCCCACTTTTGTCAGGAGCGAGAATTTCGGAGCCTGGCTGCGTGGCATCGCCCGCAACAAGCTACGGCATCACTACGAGCGCACCTCACGCCGCACCGGAGCGCTGGAGCTTTTCCAGCGGGAGGCCGTCAATCTCCTCGAAGCCGATCTCGACACCGCCGCCAGCCGAACGAAGGAAGTGCATCTCGAAGCCCTGTTAGGCTGCATCGGTAAATTGCCAGACCGCATGCGCCGGGTGATACGAGGCTGGCTTGACCAAGAAAAGGCTCTCGCCTTAGCCCGGGAGATGGCGCTTTCCGTGCCTAACATCTATCAGATCCAGCACCGGGCCTCGGCACTGCTGCGGGACTGCGTTGAAAGGAATTTGTCCCATGGATCCTGA
- a CDS encoding beta strand repeat-containing protein: MKVRRNNPFLRFSPLSPAAVVMISFAGSTGAHANTALNVKTALALDAGLQVATTYDQNLVPAATRDIVFTTTANYANNFVAGRFGMGNTINTGSINLLNTATPITLFNGNQGTAAPVTLSGGNSTSGNAADLLYVATGANLAISGFKADGIVPNTVNLILGTSGNFNVAGTAWISAPIASGTITQNGTTNNLTANTNAITKTGAGTLLLTSSLNNFTGGMTISGGVLQLGNGGTTGKLATASAIVNDANLTINRSNATVQGTDFSAAAITGAGSFIQAGSGSTTLTAANTYTGATTVNAGTLQLDGSLTSNITVNASATLTGAGSTTGSLTMNAGSTFSAATFDPAFQANGVNFAGATKLTFNGTPSYGQQTVLFKYGAGGVQSLGNLTSNFRITPQNDVANSQVVGTVTVNDLTWNSTDGTWAIGTGGWSGAPSYYDGDSVTFNERPAASTVTISGVVSPASVVVTNTVNPYTFTGSGSISGITNLSKEGAGALTLATGNTYSGGTNLEAGMLNINHASALGTGPLAIYGGGIDNTSGAALVMTNAVPQNWNTDFTFTGSQNLDMGRGLVVTGGEGSNRTVTIAAGTLTVGRLTTFGQGFTKQGPGKLEVTGFANNIANSTVTGVLNVAAGELQINRTGVAAADSGDFTAAGLTGSGTVTNGGAGSRWFYSNPTEGSFTFTGLLANGGAGGLGFYKSNAGTQILTGANTFTDVGNVVGGALVLANNTALGTPAGNTNVSTGGSLQLQGGITVAEPLVTSGQGTGVASNNVVDLNPAAPGAIRNLSGNNTLSGTVSLTSGGGGTLVRVDSGSTLHFTGTIGIINAGTNRRIFLGGAGSGDVSGVISNNFGGAGVLSVDKVDAGTWTLAGVNTYTGTTTVNAGTLVLNGSLSTGAVTVATGGTLGGNGSIGGSVTIATGGIHSLALAATPEAQVPQTITGSLTHAVASVLNLTALSAPAAGTYNLVTTTTGTITGLPDRSGFAGGTLEISPDGKTLRLVVTGGTDYGNWIGGFTFAPGADTTAAGDPDGDGVSNAKEYSFGLTPNSGASLSPMVSTLDKATGQFSYTRRKPSLTGLNYSYEFSTNLSGWTSFTPTAVVSNNGDPIETVTVTVPAAVMNNAKAFIRVSDQ; encoded by the coding sequence ATGAAAGTCCGTAGAAACAACCCCTTCCTCCGTTTTTCGCCACTGTCCCCCGCAGCGGTGGTGATGATTTCCTTCGCTGGCTCCACCGGAGCACATGCCAACACCGCACTGAATGTGAAAACGGCGCTGGCTCTCGATGCCGGCCTGCAGGTGGCCACGACCTATGACCAGAACCTGGTGCCTGCCGCTACCCGCGACATCGTTTTCACCACGACCGCGAACTACGCGAACAACTTCGTGGCGGGCAGGTTTGGCATGGGAAACACGATCAATACGGGATCGATCAACCTCCTCAACACGGCCACGCCGATCACCCTTTTCAATGGCAACCAAGGCACCGCGGCACCGGTCACGCTGAGCGGAGGCAACTCGACGTCCGGCAATGCGGCGGACCTGCTCTATGTTGCTACCGGTGCGAATCTGGCGATCTCCGGATTCAAGGCCGATGGGATCGTGCCGAACACGGTGAACCTGATCCTGGGAACTTCCGGCAACTTCAACGTGGCGGGCACGGCGTGGATCAGCGCGCCGATCGCGAGCGGCACCATCACGCAGAATGGCACGACCAACAATCTCACAGCGAACACCAATGCCATCACCAAGACGGGAGCCGGCACGCTCCTCCTGACCAGCTCGCTGAACAACTTCACGGGCGGCATGACGATCAGCGGTGGCGTCTTGCAGTTGGGCAACGGCGGCACCACGGGGAAGCTCGCCACGGCCAGTGCCATCGTCAATGACGCGAACCTCACGATCAACCGGAGCAACGCGACGGTGCAGGGCACGGATTTCAGCGCCGCAGCCATCACTGGAGCTGGTTCGTTCATTCAGGCAGGATCGGGTAGCACGACCCTCACGGCAGCGAATACCTACACTGGTGCCACCACCGTGAACGCTGGCACCCTCCAACTGGACGGCTCCCTCACTTCGAACATCACCGTCAACGCCTCGGCGACTCTCACGGGCGCGGGTTCCACGACGGGTTCGCTGACGATGAACGCCGGATCGACCTTTTCCGCGGCGACCTTCGATCCGGCTTTCCAAGCCAACGGGGTCAACTTTGCCGGCGCTACCAAGCTCACGTTCAACGGCACTCCGAGCTACGGACAGCAGACGGTCCTCTTCAAATACGGTGCGGGTGGCGTGCAGTCCCTTGGAAATCTAACTTCCAACTTCCGGATCACGCCGCAAAACGATGTGGCGAATTCCCAAGTGGTGGGCACGGTGACGGTCAATGACCTGACGTGGAACTCGACCGATGGCACGTGGGCAATCGGCACCGGTGGATGGAGCGGCGCGCCGAGCTACTATGATGGTGACAGCGTGACCTTCAATGAACGTCCGGCGGCAAGCACGGTCACGATCAGCGGCGTTGTCAGTCCGGCATCAGTCGTGGTCACCAATACCGTCAATCCCTACACCTTTACGGGCAGCGGTTCGATCAGCGGGATCACGAACCTTTCCAAGGAGGGTGCGGGTGCCTTGACCCTCGCGACGGGCAATACCTACTCCGGTGGCACCAATCTCGAGGCGGGGATGCTCAATATCAATCATGCGTCGGCGCTCGGGACCGGTCCGCTGGCCATCTATGGCGGTGGCATCGACAATACGAGCGGCGCGGCGTTGGTGATGACGAACGCCGTCCCGCAGAATTGGAACACCGACTTCACGTTCACCGGCAGCCAGAATCTCGACATGGGACGCGGCCTGGTGGTGACGGGCGGCGAGGGATCTAACAGGACGGTCACGATTGCGGCGGGGACGCTCACGGTGGGCAGACTCACGACGTTCGGCCAGGGCTTCACCAAGCAAGGCCCCGGCAAGCTGGAGGTGACCGGATTCGCGAACAATATCGCCAACAGCACAGTCACCGGCGTGCTGAATGTTGCCGCGGGTGAACTGCAGATCAATCGCACCGGGGTGGCCGCGGCCGATTCCGGAGACTTCACGGCCGCGGGCCTCACCGGAAGCGGCACCGTCACCAATGGAGGCGCTGGTTCGCGCTGGTTCTACTCGAATCCGACGGAAGGCAGCTTCACTTTCACCGGCCTCCTGGCGAATGGCGGGGCGGGCGGCCTTGGATTCTACAAGAGCAATGCTGGCACCCAGATCCTGACCGGGGCGAACACCTTCACGGATGTCGGGAACGTCGTCGGCGGCGCTCTGGTCCTCGCGAATAACACGGCCTTGGGAACACCGGCTGGCAATACGAATGTGAGCACCGGTGGCTCGCTGCAATTGCAGGGTGGCATCACCGTGGCGGAGCCGCTGGTGACCTCGGGGCAGGGGACAGGTGTCGCGTCTAACAACGTGGTGGACCTCAATCCTGCCGCGCCGGGAGCGATCCGGAATCTGTCGGGAAACAATACCTTGAGCGGAACCGTGAGCCTCACCAGCGGTGGTGGTGGCACGCTGGTGCGGGTGGACAGCGGCAGCACGCTGCATTTCACGGGGACGATCGGCATCATCAATGCCGGTACTAACCGCCGTATCTTCCTCGGTGGTGCTGGCAGCGGTGACGTCAGCGGCGTCATCAGCAACAACTTCGGTGGAGCGGGAGTGCTCAGCGTTGATAAGGTGGACGCAGGCACGTGGACGCTCGCGGGCGTGAATACCTACACGGGTACCACCACGGTAAACGCGGGGACTCTGGTGCTGAACGGGAGCCTCTCTACAGGCGCGGTCACCGTGGCGACGGGCGGCACCCTTGGCGGAAATGGGTCGATTGGCGGAAGTGTCACCATCGCGACGGGAGGCATCCATTCGCTGGCGCTTGCTGCGACTCCGGAGGCCCAGGTGCCGCAGACCATCACCGGCTCGCTCACCCATGCCGTGGCTTCGGTCCTGAATCTGACTGCGCTGTCAGCGCCTGCTGCCGGAACCTACAATCTGGTCACCACCACGACGGGAACGATCACGGGACTTCCGGATCGCTCGGGATTTGCCGGTGGCACGCTGGAGATCTCGCCGGATGGCAAGACGCTGAGGCTGGTGGTTACCGGTGGAACGGACTATGGCAACTGGATCGGCGGGTTCACCTTCGCTCCCGGTGCGGATACGACGGCAGCGGGCGATCCGGATGGAGATGGCGTGAGCAATGCGAAGGAATACTCCTTCGGCCTCACTCCGAATAGCGGCGCCTCCCTCAGTCCGATGGTCTCGACCCTCGACAAAGCCACGGGGCAATTCAGCTATACCCGCCGCAAGCCGTCGCTGACCGGCCTCAACTACAGCTACGAATTCAGCACGAATCTCAGTGGCTGGACTTCCTTCACACCGACGGCGGTCGTTTCCAACAACGGTGATCCGATCGAGACAGTAACCGTCACCGTTCCCGCCGCGGTGATGAACAACGCGAAGGCATTCATCCGTGTGAGCGACCAATGA
- a CDS encoding response regulator transcription factor, with product MNLFRTPIHVGIVESNRGILSELQQLINEAGNLRCVCASTSGEDALERIPQARPHVVIMGLGLAGICGIECTVRLKRILRETQVLIYSSQSAEQSVSRAFQAGAGGYLLKHRDHSAIVQGVLDLVDGGAPMTGEVARKVVQSLWRTEARSLSDLLTPREEEILGCLTSGLVNKEIGDRLAVSCDTVRYHLKNIYAKLSVRTRTEAVVKYLSSTDRHPGDAEVYPLPLSPLIGSK from the coding sequence ATGAACCTTTTTCGAACGCCGATTCACGTCGGGATCGTGGAAAGCAATCGAGGGATCCTGTCCGAGCTTCAGCAGCTCATCAATGAAGCAGGAAACCTGCGTTGTGTCTGTGCCTCGACCAGCGGCGAGGATGCCTTGGAGAGGATTCCACAGGCGCGACCGCACGTGGTGATCATGGGCCTGGGCCTTGCCGGGATCTGCGGCATCGAGTGCACGGTCCGCCTCAAGCGGATTCTCCGGGAGACCCAGGTGTTGATATACTCGTCGCAAAGCGCGGAACAGTCGGTATCGCGTGCCTTTCAGGCTGGAGCGGGAGGATATCTTCTCAAGCACCGCGATCATTCGGCGATCGTGCAGGGGGTGTTGGATCTGGTGGACGGTGGCGCGCCGATGACCGGCGAAGTCGCCCGCAAGGTCGTTCAATCCTTATGGAGGACAGAAGCCCGCAGTCTCAGTGATCTCCTCACGCCGCGGGAAGAAGAGATCCTCGGATGTCTGACGAGCGGGCTGGTGAACAAGGAGATCGGGGACCGGCTTGCCGTGAGTTGTGACACGGTGCGCTATCACCTGAAGAATATTTACGCCAAGCTGAGTGTGCGAACGCGCACGGAGGCGGTGGTCAAGTATCTGAGTTCAACCGACCGACACCCGGGTGATGCGGAAGTGTATCCGCTGCCGCTGTCGCCCCTGATCGGGAGCAAGTGA
- a CDS encoding glycoside hydrolase family 76 protein has product MIRTIRIPCIAATSFALAGGHLQAFTTADSDAIFEAHTKTFYRVENGKGWHLKKSDGDNRADFWMQAEMLEMVLDVYARTQSKKQLAMFDELLKGFIAKHGETWERNDFNDDIMWMVIACTRGYLITKNPEYLSVAKANFDLCYKRAISDDLGGGLWWKTDNKSKNACVNGPGAIAAFLLGQATKNHAYTTKAKELFLWERKTLFDEKTGKVSDNIQKSGKVGAFALTYNQGTFVGAANLLGYNSDAQLAAAFTMNSMCKDGYLPASGEAGDGGGFNGIGVRWIARYMRDQKQQATFEPWLQKNAEAAWQARRVDDNLSWCAWPKPTPEGTRHAWGCSSAVVILQAVRPTEPVKQEGAVRKAP; this is encoded by the coding sequence ATGATACGAACCATCCGGATCCCTTGTATTGCAGCGACTAGCTTCGCACTGGCGGGCGGCCATTTGCAGGCATTCACCACGGCGGATTCGGATGCGATTTTCGAGGCCCATACGAAGACCTTCTATCGAGTGGAGAATGGCAAAGGGTGGCACCTCAAGAAGTCGGATGGAGACAACAGGGCGGACTTCTGGATGCAGGCGGAGATGCTGGAAATGGTGCTGGATGTTTACGCCCGCACCCAGAGCAAGAAGCAGCTCGCGATGTTCGACGAGTTGCTCAAGGGATTCATCGCCAAGCATGGGGAAACCTGGGAGCGCAACGATTTCAACGATGACATCATGTGGATGGTCATCGCCTGCACGAGGGGATACCTGATCACGAAGAATCCCGAGTATCTCTCGGTGGCGAAGGCGAACTTCGACCTCTGCTACAAGAGGGCGATCTCGGATGACCTCGGCGGTGGCCTGTGGTGGAAGACCGACAACAAGTCGAAGAACGCCTGCGTGAATGGCCCCGGAGCAATCGCGGCTTTCCTGCTGGGGCAGGCGACGAAGAATCACGCCTATACGACCAAGGCGAAGGAGCTGTTCCTGTGGGAGCGAAAGACGCTGTTCGACGAGAAGACGGGAAAGGTCTCCGATAACATCCAGAAGAGTGGCAAGGTGGGTGCCTTCGCACTCACCTACAATCAGGGGACCTTCGTCGGAGCGGCGAACTTGCTCGGTTACAACAGCGATGCGCAGCTGGCGGCTGCCTTCACGATGAACAGCATGTGCAAGGATGGTTATCTGCCGGCGTCCGGAGAGGCGGGCGATGGCGGTGGATTCAATGGGATCGGCGTGCGATGGATCGCCCGCTACATGAGGGACCAGAAGCAACAGGCGACCTTCGAGCCATGGCTGCAGAAGAATGCCGAGGCCGCCTGGCAAGCGCGGCGGGTGGACGACAATCTCTCCTGGTGTGCCTGGCCGAAGCCGACGCCCGAGGGAACGAGGCATGCGTGGGGCTGCAGCAGTGCGGTCGTGATCCTGCAGGCGGTGCGGCCGACCGAGCCGGTCAAGCAAGAGGGTGCTGTTAGAAAAGCGCCGTGA